One Ooceraea biroi isolate clonal line C1 chromosome 6, Obir_v5.4, whole genome shotgun sequence genomic window carries:
- the LOC105278621 gene encoding uncharacterized protein LOC105278621 — MPHVYLNEINKLRLLRTLESGRFLSMAFHSWDLYEFPLLQSTTAHSWAIKAATQLEKPRYVIFALQIGRRNAATKDASLFDACDLSNVKLFLNSTFYPYDDMHLDFAKNRYAILYDMYARFRRAYYALDRDDDGAVLMMNKFLHCGPLVVLDCARQNETVKSATVDVRIEFDCRRNVPPETTAYCLILHDRVVEYNPLTSVVRRVV; from the coding sequence ATGCCGCACGTCTACCTGAACGAGATCAACAAACTACGGTTGCTGCGCACCCTGGAAAGCGGACGATTTCTCAGTATGGCGTTCCACTCGTGGGATTTGTACGAGTTCCCCCTTCTGCAGAGCACGACCGCGCACTCCTGGGCCATCAAAGCGGCCACGCAGCTGGAGAAACCGCGCTACGTCATCTTCGCGCTGCAGATCGGTCGAAGGAACGCCGCGACGAAGGATGCGTCACTGTTCGACGCCTGCGACCTCTCCAACGTGAAGCTGTTTCTCAATTCGACGTTCTATCCCTACGACGACATGCATCTGGACTTTGCGAAGAATCGCTACGCGATACTGTACGACATGTATGCCAGATTCCGCAGAGCGTACTACGCGCTCGATCGGGATGACGATGGAGCGGTGCTCATGATGAACAAGTTCCTGCACTGTGGACCGCTCGTGGTGCTGGACTGTGCGAGGCAGAACGAGACCGTGAAGAGCGCCACCGTCGACGTCCGCATAGAGTTCGACTGCAGGCGTAACGTCCCGCCCGAGACCACGGCGTACTGTCTGATACTCCACGATCGCGTAGTCGAGTACAACCCGCTGACGAGCGTGGTACGTCGCGTCGTCTGA
- the LOC105278622 gene encoding uncharacterized protein LOC105278622: MWPVDVTPATAVRLLSTVYKRVKIAAPAKFRAGNTVRMSKHKTVFAKGYTPNWTTEVFRVAKVQRTNPATYLLEDYRGNPISGGFYEHELFRARHPDVYLMEKVLWRRGNDVYKWLGMDASHNSWISRDNVL, encoded by the coding sequence ATGTGGCCGGTCGACGTCACGCCGGCCACAGCTGTTCGACTGCTGTCCACTGTTTACAAGCGCGTGAAGATCGCCGCGCCAGCGAAATTCCGCGCGGGTAATACGGTGCGCATGAGCAAGCATAAAACCGTCTTCGCGAAGGGCTATACACCGAATTGGACCACGGAGGTGTTTAGGGTAGCGAAGGTGCAACGGACCAATCCCGCGACGTACCTGTTGGAGGACTATCGCGGTAATCCGATCTCCGGCGGCTTCTACGAGCACGAGTTATTCAGAGCCCGTCATCCGGACGTTTATCTCATGGAAAAGGTGCTGTGGCGAAGAGGAAACGACGTGTACAAGTGGCTCGGAATGGACGCGTCGCACAATTCTTGGATCAGTAGGGACAATGTGCTGTGA